In Bacteroidota bacterium, the following proteins share a genomic window:
- a CDS encoding aminotransferase class I/II-fold pyridoxal phosphate-dependent enzyme, with translation MDFKKLSLATKAIHGKKLHPYKGPVSLPIYQTSTYRFDDSNDAVRYANGDTSVYVYSRYHNPTVHDVEEKIALMEEGEAAALFASGMAAISTAILTFVHAGEEIVSTPALYGGTYRFFRDTLPDSDIGVKYADPDNLSALDKLITKKTRLVYFETPTNPTLNIVDIGLLVAQVKRAEKKYRTGILTMIDNTFASCLNQKPFDLGVDIVMESATKYLGGHSDILAGIAVGPKKTIDKIKITAKYLGGCADPFMAYLLFRSLKTFELRVSRQNENALALAKRLERHPKVLRVIYPGLESHPHHSLAKKQMSGFGGMVTVEVRGGVKAAVKVCDALNVAVNAMSLGGVETLVSIPVYSSHVNMSGKELKQHGVTPGMIRISVGVEGIDDLISDFEQALKKV, from the coding sequence ATGGACTTCAAAAAACTCTCCCTCGCGACAAAAGCGATTCACGGAAAAAAACTTCACCCGTATAAAGGCCCCGTTTCCCTTCCGATCTATCAGACATCGACATACCGGTTCGACGATTCCAACGATGCGGTCCGTTATGCGAACGGCGATACTTCCGTTTACGTCTATTCGCGCTACCACAATCCGACTGTACACGACGTCGAAGAAAAAATCGCGTTGATGGAGGAGGGGGAAGCCGCCGCACTCTTCGCCTCCGGCATGGCCGCAATTTCTACGGCGATCCTGACCTTCGTCCACGCCGGGGAAGAAATCGTCAGCACGCCGGCGCTCTACGGGGGGACGTACCGGTTTTTCCGCGACACGCTTCCGGACAGCGATATTGGCGTGAAGTACGCCGATCCTGACAATCTCTCAGCGCTTGACAAACTCATTACAAAAAAGACACGTCTTGTCTATTTTGAAACGCCTACCAATCCGACGCTCAATATCGTGGATATCGGCCTCCTTGTAGCGCAGGTGAAAAGGGCTGAGAAGAAATATCGCACCGGTATTTTGACGATGATCGACAACACATTCGCCTCTTGCCTGAACCAAAAGCCGTTTGACCTCGGTGTCGATATCGTGATGGAAAGCGCCACAAAATATTTAGGCGGACACAGCGATATCCTTGCCGGCATCGCGGTCGGCCCGAAGAAGACGATCGACAAGATAAAGATCACGGCGAAATATCTGGGGGGCTGTGCGGACCCGTTCATGGCGTATTTGCTGTTCAGGAGCCTGAAGACATTTGAACTCAGGGTCAGCCGCCAGAATGAAAACGCCCTGGCCCTGGCCAAGCGATTGGAAAGACATCCAAAGGTTTTGCGCGTTATCTATCCGGGACTTGAATCCCATCCGCATCATTCGCTGGCGAAAAAGCAGATGAGCGGCTTTGGAGGAATGGTGACCGTCGAGGTGCGGGGGGGAGTGAAAGCGGCCGTCAAGGTCTGCGATGCGCTCAACGTTGCCGTGAACGCAATGTCGCTCGGCGGAGTGGAAACGCTGGTCAGCATTCCGGTCTATTCATCTCACGTGAATATGTCCGGCAAGGAACTGAAGCAGCACGGAGTGACTCCGGGAATGATCCGCATTTCTGTCGGCGTTGAAGGGATCGACGATTTGATCTCGGATTTCGAACAGGCATTGAAGAAGGTTTAG
- a CDS encoding radical SAM protein yields the protein MTFIPSYIPLFESGEFQRRLERLEAMLEFCTVCPHDCGNNRLKNELARCYSGYLPIVSSYCQHFGEEPALGGENGVGNIFLGNCNLRCVYCQNFQISQNWKAERMNERSFDQMAEMMLELQAKGVHAIGFVSPTHFVPQIVRALAIAIPQGLRLPLIYNTNAYDSVEVLKLLDGIFDIYLPDLKYSDDDFGYKYSKVKSYTEISRAAVSEMHRQVGSELVYGDDGLVNRGLIIRHLVLPNDIATSEETLRWIAGELDNRVTLSVMSQYYPTHKALTTELLDRRIRESEYNKVLALLDKLGFENGWAQEFESQDYYRPDFSDRLEPFKVEA from the coding sequence ATGACATTTATTCCATCGTACATCCCCCTCTTTGAGTCGGGCGAATTCCAGCGGCGGTTGGAGCGGCTCGAGGCCATGCTGGAGTTCTGCACAGTGTGTCCCCATGATTGCGGCAACAACCGCCTGAAGAACGAACTCGCCCGCTGCTATTCCGGCTATCTTCCGATCGTTTCGTCGTATTGCCAGCATTTCGGCGAGGAACCGGCGCTTGGCGGCGAGAACGGGGTGGGGAATATCTTTCTCGGGAACTGCAATCTCCGCTGCGTCTACTGCCAGAACTTTCAGATCAGCCAGAACTGGAAGGCCGAGCGGATGAACGAGAGATCCTTCGATCAAATGGCGGAAATGATGCTCGAGCTTCAGGCGAAAGGAGTTCATGCCATCGGATTTGTTTCCCCCACGCATTTTGTTCCGCAGATCGTTCGCGCCCTTGCGATCGCAATTCCTCAAGGGCTCCGTCTCCCGTTGATCTACAACACCAATGCCTATGATTCCGTCGAAGTGCTGAAGCTCCTCGACGGTATTTTTGATATTTACCTCCCCGACTTGAAATACAGCGACGACGATTTTGGATACAAGTATTCGAAGGTGAAGTCGTACACCGAAATTTCCCGCGCTGCGGTCTCGGAGATGCACCGTCAGGTCGGCAGCGAGCTCGTGTACGGCGACGACGGGCTGGTCAACAGAGGGTTGATCATCCGCCATCTTGTGCTGCCGAATGATATTGCCACTTCCGAAGAGACCTTGCGGTGGATTGCGGGAGAGCTGGATAATCGGGTGACCTTGAGCGTCATGTCGCAGTACTATCCGACGCACAAAGCGCTGACGACAGAATTGCTGGACCGCCGCATCCGTGAAAGCGAGTACAACAAAGTGCTGGCTCTTCTGGATAAACTCGGGTTCGAAAACGGGTGGGCGCAGGAATTTGAAAGCCAGGATTACTACCGGCCTGATTTCAGCGACAGGCTGGAACCGTTCAAAGTAGAAGCGTGA
- a CDS encoding 4a-hydroxytetrahydrobiopterin dehydratase — translation MALLTEKQIAGELKSTKGWKRRGDEIHKLFVHKDFARAMGFVQSVALLAEKMNHHPDIDIRWNKVSLSLSTHSEGGLTAKDFALAQQINSLA, via the coding sequence ATGGCTTTGTTGACGGAAAAGCAGATTGCCGGTGAATTGAAATCGACGAAGGGGTGGAAACGCCGGGGGGACGAAATTCACAAGTTGTTCGTCCATAAGGACTTTGCACGCGCCATGGGGTTTGTGCAATCGGTCGCCTTGCTTGCGGAAAAAATGAACCACCATCCCGACATCGATATCCGCTGGAATAAGGTCTCGCTGAGTCTTTCCACACACAGCGAGGGGGGACTCACCGCCAAGGATTTTGCATTGGCGCAGCAAATTAACTCGCTGGCATAA
- a CDS encoding tetratricopeptide repeat protein, with protein sequence MNNQERIKALTELLAKDPDDSFSRYALALEYVGLGEPKNAIAALEDLLKRDARYVAAYHQLGRLYSKTNNTAGAKKIYRQGIELATETNDLHEKTEMEEELEEIEDEW encoded by the coding sequence ATGAACAATCAGGAACGGATCAAGGCGCTGACGGAGCTGCTCGCCAAGGACCCCGACGATTCCTTCTCCCGGTATGCGCTCGCACTGGAGTACGTCGGTCTTGGCGAACCCAAAAATGCGATCGCCGCGCTCGAGGATTTACTGAAACGCGACGCCCGGTACGTGGCGGCGTATCACCAGCTCGGACGCCTCTATTCCAAAACGAACAATACGGCCGGAGCAAAAAAGATCTACCGGCAGGGGATAGAGCTCGCAACGGAAACGAACGATCTTCATGAAAAGACCGAGATGGAAGAAGAACTCGAGGAGATCGAGGATGAATGGTGA
- the pyrE gene encoding orotate phosphoribosyltransferase, translating into MKLPNDDILRIFRETNALLDGHFLLTSGLHSPHYFQCAKVLQHPKYLHLLAGEIAKHFGKSGIELVISPAIGGIVVGTEVGRMLEARTIFAERENNVMTLRRGFEIMKGERVLVVEDVVTTGGSVKEIIGLVERAGAVLAGVGYIVDRSSGKTTFNAESFSVLQMDVVTYAPDACPLCKEGTPAIKPGSRK; encoded by the coding sequence ATGAAACTTCCCAACGATGATATCCTCAGGATCTTCAGAGAGACCAACGCACTGCTCGACGGACATTTTCTGCTCACTTCGGGGCTTCACAGCCCGCACTATTTTCAGTGCGCAAAGGTCCTCCAGCATCCCAAATACCTTCACCTCCTTGCCGGCGAGATCGCGAAGCATTTCGGGAAGAGCGGAATTGAACTGGTCATCTCCCCCGCGATCGGCGGCATCGTGGTCGGGACCGAGGTCGGCAGGATGCTCGAAGCCCGCACGATCTTTGCGGAGAGGGAAAACAATGTCATGACGCTTCGCCGCGGCTTCGAAATAATGAAAGGGGAACGCGTGCTCGTCGTCGAGGATGTCGTGACGACCGGCGGCTCGGTGAAGGAGATCATCGGACTTGTTGAAAGGGCCGGTGCGGTGCTTGCCGGCGTCGGTTACATTGTCGACCGGAGCAGCGGCAAAACGACGTTCAACGCCGAATCGTTTTCCGTCCTTCAGATGGATGTCGTCACCTACGCGCCGGATGCATGTCCGCTCTGCAAAGAAGGAACTCCGGCGATAAAACCGGGAAGCAGAAAATAA
- a CDS encoding mechanosensitive ion channel family protein, translating into MKSFLVVISDTLLKKLEAVFGTGLLFHTVAGFILFLLILILGKGIKFFLESIGRRIFTFTKTAIDDEILEIILERVMSISAILGMYFGLRELSEGLDAGNTSFLKFLEYSNAALYVLMAVVLTTLGVKVADTLIRHALHSVAEKESSNFDLAFAPLVNRFVNIIVGVIAVIIVLDHFGQNISSLLALLSVGSLAVGLAAQETISNMISGFVIMLDRPFRKGDRVKIPTGEEGDIFEIGLRSTRIVDADNNLLIVPNSELIKTRIVNYSFPAPAIRVIVEVTVAYGSDVAKVKKILLDLARSHSDVLKMPPPEVNLMKLDPAGIQFKLFCRVGSFSEQGPAAEKLRVQAYEALMKAKVEFAVPQQVVHIKERRR; encoded by the coding sequence ATGAAATCATTTCTCGTTGTCATCAGCGATACGTTGTTGAAAAAACTCGAGGCAGTTTTCGGCACCGGCCTGTTGTTCCACACCGTTGCCGGCTTCATTCTTTTTCTGCTCATCCTCATCCTCGGCAAGGGGATAAAATTTTTCCTGGAAAGCATCGGACGAAGAATTTTCACCTTCACCAAGACCGCGATCGACGACGAGATCCTCGAGATCATCCTTGAACGGGTGATGTCGATCAGTGCGATCCTGGGGATGTACTTCGGTCTCCGCGAACTCAGCGAAGGGCTCGATGCGGGCAACACGTCGTTCCTGAAATTCCTCGAATACTCCAACGCGGCCCTCTATGTGCTGATGGCGGTTGTCTTGACGACACTGGGGGTCAAGGTCGCCGACACCCTCATCCGGCACGCGCTCCATTCGGTCGCCGAAAAAGAATCGTCGAATTTCGACCTTGCCTTCGCCCCGCTCGTCAACCGGTTTGTGAACATCATCGTCGGGGTCATCGCGGTCATCATCGTCCTCGACCACTTCGGACAGAACATCTCGAGTCTGCTGGCGCTTCTGAGCGTTGGTTCCCTTGCCGTCGGCCTGGCGGCGCAGGAGACGATCTCCAATATGATCTCGGGCTTTGTGATCATGCTCGACCGGCCGTTCCGCAAGGGGGATCGGGTGAAGATCCCGACGGGCGAAGAAGGGGACATTTTCGAGATCGGCCTCAGGAGCACCAGGATCGTCGACGCGGACAACAATCTGCTCATCGTTCCGAACAGCGAACTGATCAAAACGCGCATCGTGAATTATTCTTTCCCCGCCCCTGCGATCCGGGTGATCGTCGAAGTGACCGTCGCGTACGGTTCGGACGTCGCTAAGGTGAAAAAAATTCTGCTCGACCTTGCCCGTTCGCATTCCGATGTCCTGAAAATGCCGCCGCCGGAAGTGAACCTTATGAAGCTTGATCCGGCGGGGATTCAGTTCAAACTGTTTTGCCGCGTTGGATCATTCAGCGAACAGGGGCCGGCAGCAGAAAAACTCCGCGTCCAGGCATACGAAGCGCTCATGAAAGCGAAGGTGGAGTTTGCCGTTCCGCAGCAGGTTGTCCATATCAAAGAAAGAAGGCGCTGA
- a CDS encoding NUDIX hydrolase — MGFELLRTEKIYSGRIVTLVVDHGKYSSGNPAVREIIQHPGGAVVLAVFENNDILLVRQFRYPIGAEVVELPAGKLDGKEDPQHCAERELREETGYLANRWTKLTTLMTTPGFCNERLHIFMAQDLSLSPQGQALEEGEQTMKLLRVPLDEAIAMAERGEIADGKTIAGIFLGERLLRRKNHHGT, encoded by the coding sequence ATGGGATTTGAACTTCTGCGAACCGAAAAAATCTACTCGGGGAGGATCGTCACCCTGGTCGTCGACCATGGGAAGTACAGCTCGGGGAATCCGGCCGTCAGGGAAATCATCCAGCATCCGGGGGGAGCCGTCGTGCTCGCGGTCTTCGAGAACAACGATATTCTGCTGGTCAGACAATTCAGGTACCCGATCGGCGCGGAGGTGGTTGAATTGCCGGCGGGGAAGCTCGACGGCAAGGAAGACCCCCAGCATTGCGCCGAGCGCGAACTTCGGGAAGAAACGGGTTATCTCGCAAACCGATGGACAAAGCTGACCACCCTCATGACGACGCCGGGATTCTGCAACGAACGGCTCCATATTTTCATGGCACAGGATCTTTCTCTCTCCCCCCAGGGACAGGCGCTGGAAGAGGGGGAACAGACTATGAAACTTCTCCGCGTTCCGCTCGACGAAGCGATCGCAATGGCCGAGCGGGGGGAGATTGCGGACGGAAAGACGATCGCCGGCATATTTCTCGGCGAACGTTTGCTCCGAAGGAAGAATCACCATGGAACATGA
- a CDS encoding HAD-IA family hydrolase encodes MLKNIIFDVDGTLLDSKRDIAGAQLWVLQQLGVQNYTEEDLYPHIGKTLQETFTLLLPDRLHPRIPEAAIMYRDYYRPRSLDTTKLFPGVKETIEILHIKKINLATATIKSSETTKKILTHFDIAEYFSQLQGTDGMPHKPNPAILNKILREQQWAANETLMVGDTERDILTGKNAGVATCGVTYGTCTREQMTAAQPEWIVDTFPQILTLL; translated from the coding sequence ATGCTCAAAAACATCATCTTCGACGTCGACGGGACGCTGCTCGACTCGAAGCGCGATATTGCCGGTGCGCAATTGTGGGTTCTGCAGCAGCTTGGCGTTCAAAATTACACGGAAGAAGATCTCTATCCCCATATCGGCAAGACGCTGCAGGAAACCTTCACGCTCCTCCTGCCGGACCGGCTCCACCCAAGGATCCCCGAGGCGGCAATAATGTACCGCGATTATTACCGTCCCCGTTCTCTTGACACGACGAAACTCTTCCCGGGCGTCAAGGAGACGATCGAAATCCTTCACATTAAAAAGATCAATCTTGCGACAGCGACGATCAAGTCGAGCGAAACGACAAAGAAGATTCTGACCCATTTTGACATCGCGGAATATTTCTCGCAGCTCCAGGGGACCGACGGCATGCCCCACAAGCCGAATCCCGCGATCCTTAACAAGATCCTTCGCGAGCAGCAGTGGGCCGCGAACGAAACGCTCATGGTCGGCGATACCGAACGGGATATTCTCACCGGGAAAAATGCCGGCGTTGCCACCTGCGGCGTGACGTACGGCACGTGCACGCGCGAACAGATGACCGCCGCGCAGCCTGAATGGATCGTCGATACGTTTCCCCAGATACTGACGCTTCTCTGA
- a CDS encoding thymidine phosphorylase, whose translation MTANELIRKKRNGGALSPDELQFLIDGFVKGTIPDYQMSAFLMATYFSGMNAEETREFTRLMLHSGEVVDLSAIPGLKVDKHSTGGVGDKISLPLVPIVAACGVPVPMVSGHGLGHTGGTLDKLESIPGFSASLSVPGYKNVIAEIGAVMVGQTKEIAPADKKMYALRDVTATVESIPLIAGSIMSKKLAEGIDALVLDIKTGRGAFMPTYEKAAALAAALVKIGDSFGKKTIGFITSMDQPLGYAVGNWIEVVESVECLRGRDVPDVMELTYVLGGMMLVLGKKAETLAEGIERCKDAVRNGRAYEKFIQLVKRQGGDASFIEHPEKYGRPKYSSEITSASTGVITGIDPLEIGLTGIDLGAGRTKVDDVIDPKAGIVLSKKIGDPVKAGEILAKLYTDNQRSIDPAAKRIAAAFSVGQTKPEQTTLIISRVDENGISPFKI comes from the coding sequence ATGACAGCCAACGAACTGATCCGCAAAAAAAGAAACGGCGGCGCTTTGTCGCCCGATGAATTGCAATTCCTCATCGACGGGTTCGTTAAAGGAACCATTCCCGATTACCAGATGTCCGCTTTTCTGATGGCGACGTATTTTTCCGGAATGAATGCGGAGGAGACGCGCGAGTTCACCCGGCTGATGCTTCACTCCGGGGAAGTTGTCGACCTCTCTGCGATCCCGGGGCTCAAAGTCGATAAACATTCCACCGGCGGCGTCGGCGATAAGATCTCTCTTCCTCTGGTGCCGATCGTCGCGGCGTGCGGCGTACCGGTTCCGATGGTCAGCGGACATGGACTCGGCCATACAGGCGGGACGCTCGACAAGCTGGAATCGATTCCGGGGTTCAGCGCGTCGTTATCGGTCCCCGGTTACAAGAACGTGATCGCAGAGATAGGCGCGGTGATGGTCGGTCAGACAAAAGAGATCGCCCCCGCTGACAAAAAGATGTACGCGTTGCGCGACGTGACCGCGACCGTGGAATCGATTCCGTTGATTGCCGGAAGCATCATGAGCAAGAAGCTCGCGGAAGGGATCGATGCGCTCGTGCTGGACATCAAGACCGGGCGGGGCGCTTTCATGCCGACATATGAAAAGGCCGCCGCGCTCGCCGCCGCGCTGGTAAAGATTGGCGATAGTTTTGGGAAGAAAACAATCGGTTTTATCACGAGCATGGATCAGCCCCTCGGTTACGCCGTCGGCAACTGGATTGAAGTGGTCGAGTCGGTCGAATGCCTGCGGGGCAGGGACGTCCCCGATGTCATGGAATTGACATACGTGCTCGGCGGAATGATGCTGGTGCTGGGGAAGAAGGCTGAGACGCTTGCCGAAGGCATCGAGCGATGCAAGGATGCCGTAAGGAACGGCAGGGCGTATGAAAAATTCATCCAGCTCGTGAAGCGTCAGGGGGGAGATGCATCCTTCATTGAACACCCGGAAAAATATGGCCGGCCGAAATATTCAAGCGAGATCACATCGGCGAGTACCGGCGTTATTACCGGAATCGACCCGCTCGAGATCGGCCTCACCGGAATCGACCTCGGCGCCGGCAGAACAAAGGTTGACGATGTTATCGACCCTAAGGCCGGAATTGTCCTTTCAAAAAAAATCGGTGATCCGGTAAAAGCCGGGGAGATACTTGCAAAGTTATACACCGATAACCAGCGATCGATCGATCCCGCAGCAAAAAGAATCGCCGCCGCATTTTCTGTCGGCCAGACAAAACCTGAGCAAACCACGCTCATCATCAGCCGCGTGGACGAGAACGGCATTTCCCCCTTCAAAATTTGA
- a CDS encoding C1 family peptidase produces MAVKRRKKSSAPAGRKPGYGWVPDLPDHQDLLYSQARAVPPSLPASVDLRSKCPPVENQGELGSCTANALAGALEFIELKNGTPLVDVSRLFIYFNERAIEHTIMSDSGAQIRDGIKSLAKQGVCPEKKWPYVISKFEDKPTPACYAEAKKRLITSYHRILTLDEMRTCLAEGFPFVFGFTVYESFESQKVAQTGVVNMPLPGERTVGGHAVVGIGYADSDRRFIVRNSWGKDWGEQGYFTIPYDYLANRNLADDFWTIRK; encoded by the coding sequence ATGGCCGTTAAACGTCGAAAAAAATCTTCAGCACCTGCGGGACGAAAACCAGGATATGGATGGGTGCCGGACCTTCCCGACCACCAGGATCTCTTGTACAGCCAGGCTCGCGCCGTTCCTCCGTCGCTCCCGGCGTCGGTCGATCTTCGTTCAAAATGCCCGCCGGTCGAGAACCAGGGAGAACTCGGCAGCTGCACCGCGAATGCACTTGCCGGGGCGCTTGAATTCATTGAATTGAAGAACGGCACGCCGCTTGTCGATGTCAGCCGGCTTTTCATCTACTTTAACGAGCGAGCGATCGAACATACCATCATGTCCGATTCGGGGGCGCAAATACGTGACGGCATAAAATCGCTCGCAAAACAAGGAGTTTGTCCGGAGAAAAAGTGGCCATACGTGATCTCAAAATTCGAGGACAAGCCGACGCCGGCATGCTATGCCGAGGCGAAAAAGCGTCTCATCACCTCGTATCACCGCATTCTGACGCTTGACGAAATGCGGACCTGTCTTGCGGAGGGATTCCCGTTCGTCTTCGGCTTCACCGTCTACGAGAGCTTCGAGTCGCAAAAAGTCGCACAAACCGGCGTTGTTAACATGCCTTTGCCCGGCGAGCGTACTGTCGGAGGGCATGCCGTAGTGGGGATCGGGTACGCTGACAGCGACCGCCGTTTCATCGTCCGTAATTCATGGGGAAAGGACTGGGGAGAACAAGGATACTTTACAATTCCGTACGACTATCTTGCCAACAGAAATTTGGCCGACGATTTTTGGACGATCAGGAAGTGA
- a CDS encoding glutamate synthase subunit beta has product MGKAGGFLEYPRVNPTYRPVVDRIHDYHEFVNPLTEEEIKKQGARCMACGVPFCHWLGCPLHNDIPNWNDLVYRGQWREAYQQLEWTNSFPEITARVCPALCEAACTLAINVSAVSIRQIELFVSERAFENGWVVPEFPNKETHKRVAVVGSGPAGLAAAKRLRQLGDSVTVFEKSDKAGGILRYGIPDFKLEKWVLDRRIKLMTEEGVRFETNVNVGENISADELRSTFDAIILTPGAGRARGLNIPGAELDGVHQAMEYLTHSNKYVAGLKKRDEIIWAENKSVVVIGGGDTGNDCVGTAVRQGAKEVYQFEILPKPREWDKPYNPDWPDWPKILRNSSSHEEGCHRDWSVSAKRFSGDGTKVERGEFVRVGWKEDAKGIGREMYEIAGSEFALDVDLVFLAMGFVHVEHGQLTNGLQVALDEWGNIKAAQYATSVPGVFAAGDAMTGASLVARAMRHGREAASACHVYMQGT; this is encoded by the coding sequence ATGGGAAAAGCAGGCGGTTTCCTCGAATATCCGCGCGTCAATCCGACATACCGGCCGGTCGTCGACCGGATCCACGACTATCACGAGTTTGTCAACCCTCTCACCGAAGAAGAAATAAAGAAGCAGGGGGCCCGGTGCATGGCATGCGGGGTTCCGTTCTGCCACTGGCTCGGCTGTCCGCTTCACAACGACATTCCCAACTGGAACGATCTCGTCTACCGCGGCCAGTGGCGCGAAGCATACCAGCAGCTCGAATGGACAAACAGTTTCCCCGAAATTACGGCGCGCGTCTGTCCTGCACTCTGCGAAGCCGCCTGCACGCTGGCAATCAACGTCAGCGCGGTCTCGATACGTCAGATCGAGCTCTTCGTCTCCGAGCGCGCGTTTGAGAACGGCTGGGTGGTGCCGGAGTTTCCCAATAAAGAAACGCATAAACGGGTCGCCGTCGTCGGCTCTGGGCCTGCCGGCCTGGCCGCTGCAAAGAGACTGCGCCAGCTTGGAGACTCAGTGACGGTGTTCGAGAAATCGGATAAAGCCGGAGGGATCCTCCGATACGGAATTCCCGACTTTAAGCTTGAGAAATGGGTTCTCGACAGGCGAATAAAATTGATGACAGAGGAGGGGGTTCGCTTCGAGACGAATGTGAATGTTGGAGAAAACATTTCGGCGGATGAACTGCGAAGTACATTCGACGCGATCATTCTTACTCCCGGCGCCGGCCGCGCGCGCGGATTGAATATTCCCGGAGCGGAGCTGGACGGGGTCCATCAGGCGATGGAGTATCTGACTCATTCGAACAAATACGTCGCCGGTCTGAAAAAGCGCGATGAGATCATCTGGGCGGAAAACAAGAGCGTTGTTGTCATCGGCGGCGGCGATACGGGGAATGATTGCGTTGGTACCGCGGTGCGGCAGGGAGCCAAAGAGGTGTATCAATTTGAAATTCTGCCCAAGCCCCGGGAGTGGGACAAACCGTACAATCCCGACTGGCCCGACTGGCCGAAGATCCTGCGGAACTCATCGTCGCATGAGGAGGGGTGTCATCGTGATTGGTCCGTTTCAGCGAAGAGATTTTCAGGGGACGGAACGAAGGTCGAGCGGGGAGAATTCGTGCGGGTTGGATGGAAGGAAGATGCAAAGGGGATCGGCAGGGAAATGTATGAAATTGCCGGGTCGGAGTTTGCTCTTGACGTCGACCTGGTTTTCCTTGCCATGGGTTTTGTCCATGTCGAACATGGACAATTGACGAACGGCCTGCAGGTCGCTCTGGATGAATGGGGAAACATCAAGGCCGCCCAGTATGCGACGTCTGTTCCCGGTGTCTTTGCCGCCGGGGATGCGATGACAGGAGCGAGTCTGGTCGCACGCGCCATGCGTCACGGCCGTGAAGCAGCGTCAGCATGCCATGTGTATATGCAGGGGACATAA
- a CDS encoding dihydrofolate reductase family protein, giving the protein MGRLLAFNSISLDGYFTDANGDMSWLYNPKKDEEWDAYVAGNASGDGVLVLGRVTYDLMKKYWPTPAAVENNPVVAKRMNSGQKVVFSRTIESSDWENSRFVKNDMAGEVRRLKNMPDVHMAILGSGSIIAQLTQERLIDEYQFVITPMILGRGRTMFDGVKDKVQLKLTRSRTFSNGNVVLIYVPAS; this is encoded by the coding sequence ATGGGCCGACTCCTTGCCTTTAACTCGATCTCACTGGACGGATACTTCACGGATGCGAACGGAGATATGTCGTGGCTGTACAATCCCAAAAAGGACGAGGAGTGGGATGCGTACGTCGCCGGCAACGCCAGCGGCGACGGGGTCCTCGTTTTGGGGAGGGTCACCTACGATCTGATGAAAAAGTATTGGCCGACTCCGGCTGCAGTGGAGAACAATCCTGTCGTCGCAAAGCGGATGAACTCCGGACAAAAAGTTGTTTTCTCCAGAACCATAGAAAGTTCGGACTGGGAGAATTCAAGGTTTGTGAAGAACGACATGGCCGGAGAGGTCAGGAGGTTGAAAAACATGCCCGACGTCCACATGGCGATCCTTGGGAGCGGCAGTATCATCGCACAGTTGACGCAGGAGCGGTTGATCGACGAATACCAGTTCGTCATCACGCCGATGATCTTGGGGAGGGGGAGAACGATGTTCGATGGAGTCAAGGATAAAGTACAATTGAAGCTGACAAGATCACGTACGTTCTCCAACGGAAACGTCGTGCTCATCTACGTGCCGGCGTCGTAG
- the msrB gene encoding peptide-methionine (R)-S-oxide reductase MsrB has translation MRRTKILSIALGALTALLSVNCNTKSEAALMEDEQQNKNPYYSRTDTTVLNLSNAAWKKILPSKVYAVAREKETEWAFTGKYWNFEGIGTYYCAVCGNRLFRSDSKFASTCGWPSFFETARPQAVLYQRDYSLGMERIEVLCGRCGSHLGHLFDDGPPPTHKRYCMNSIVLDFVPDTTQQKSND, from the coding sequence ATGAGGCGGACAAAAATTCTGAGTATTGCGCTTGGCGCGCTGACGGCGTTATTGTCGGTTAACTGCAATACAAAATCCGAGGCAGCACTGATGGAAGACGAACAACAGAATAAAAATCCGTACTATTCGAGGACCGACACGACTGTTTTAAACCTCTCTAATGCCGCCTGGAAAAAAATTCTGCCGTCAAAGGTGTACGCCGTCGCACGGGAGAAAGAAACCGAATGGGCGTTTACCGGAAAATACTGGAACTTCGAAGGCATCGGCACGTACTACTGCGCCGTGTGCGGCAACAGACTCTTCAGGTCGGACTCGAAATTCGCGAGCACCTGCGGCTGGCCGAGTTTTTTTGAAACTGCCCGGCCTCAAGCCGTCCTATATCAGCGGGACTACTCGTTGGGGATGGAGAGAATAGAGGTCCTCTGCGGCCGCTGCGGAAGTCACCTCGGGCATCTGTTCGACGACGGACCGCCGCCGACGCACAAACGTTATTGTATGAACTCGATCGTGCTCGATTTCGTCCCCGACACGACCCAGCAAAAATCCAACGACTGA